CCTCGCTTACCCGCAAATTTTGCTTTTAGCTTAATCTAAGCGGAACATCAAAGTCAAGGCGGGATTCCAAAATATGTTCTTAAAAGTTGCAGTTGACAATTCCCACCAACTTGGGCAAATAATAAAGTAATTAAATATTGGCGAATGATGGTATAGGGAGAGACCGCAACGCAAGTACGCGGCGCCGAAGGAGTAAGCCCGAAGTGGTGAATCTCTCAGGCAAAAGGACCTGTATCGGACGCAACTCTGGAGAGCTTCGGTCACCGCAATTGGCGGGGAATCGGACACCCAAGGGGAAACTTGACGAACGTTAGTTCGCTCGAGGCAACTCTCAGGTAAAAAGGACAGGGCAAAAGGTATGTTTGTGTTGCATACTTTTTGCTCTTTTTTGCATGCCCATGACAATGTTTCGGGCAACATAAACAGTATACAAAATGTGGAACGAAGGTGAGGTTGCGAGCATGCTAAAACGAACACCGCTCTTCCCGATTTATGCGGAGCATGGAGCGAGAGTCATTGATTTCGGCGGCTGGGAGCTGCCTGTGCAGTTCGCCGGGATTCAAAAAGAGCACGATGCCGTCAGGCAGCAAGCCGGACTTTTTGATGTGTCCCATATGGGCGAAGTCAACGTGAGCGGGGAGGACGCCCTTGCTTTTATACAACGCATTACGACGAACGACGCCTCGAAGCTTGAAGCAGGCCAGTGCCAATACAGCCTCATGTGCTATCCCAGCGGCGGTGTTGTAGACGATCTGCTCGTATACAAGGTGAGTGATAACGACTACATGCTTGTCATCAATGCGTCCAACATCGACAAGGATCTCGCTTGGATGCAGCAGAATCTCAGTGGCCAGGTAGAACTAGCCAATATCTCGGACGAAACCGCCATGCTCGCACTGCAAGGACCCCATGCCGAGCACATTTTGGCCAAAGTGACAGATGCCCCTATTCAAACCTTGAAAACGTTCCGCTTCCTGCCTGAGGCAGACGTCAAGGGAATTAAGGCGCTCATATCGCGCACAGGCTATACGGGCGAGGATGGATTTGAGCTTTATATTGATCAAAAGGATGCTGTGGCGCTATGGAAGCTCCTTCTTGCAGCAGGGCAGGAACATAGCCTTGTCCCAGCAGGTTTAGGAGCGCGTGACACGCTGCGTTTTGAGGCGCGGCTGCCGCTTTATGGGCAAGAGTTGTCACAGGACATTACGCCGCTGGAAGCCGGACTCTCTTTTTTCGTCAAGCTGGATAAAGGTGATTTCATCGGCCGTGAGGTGATCGCAGGACAAAAGGCAAACGGAACTCCCCGCAAGCTAGTCGGCATCGAAATGATCGAACGCGGTATTCCGCGTCCTCATTATCCCGTTTATGCGGATGGCAAGCAGATCGGCGAAATCACGACTGGCACACAATCCCCAACGTTCAAAACGAATGTGGGGCTGGCGTTAATCGACTCCGCTTACAGCGCTTTGGGCAGCGAGCTAACAGTTGAAATCAGAGGGGTTCAGGTGAAGGCCAACGTCGTTGCCACCCCTTTTTATAAAAGAAAATCATAGGCAGACCAAACGACATGCGAGAGGAGCCTTCACGTCATGAAACACCGTTACTTACCGATTACTGAGCAGGATCAGAAAGAAATGCTGGACACCATCGGCATCTCCTCCCTGGAAGAGATGTTTCAGGATATTCCTCAACAGGTTCGCTTTCAGGGTGAACTGAACGTCTCCAAGGCGCTCGATGAGCAAGGCCTGCTGCGCTACATGCGCGGCTTGGCGGGTCGCAACGCCGACTTTGACCGCTATGCCAGCTTCCTCGGCGCTGGCATCTACGATCATCACCTTCCGGTGGTGATCAATCACGTCATCTCACGCTCGGAGTTCTACACCGCGTATACGCCTTACCAACCGGAAATCAGCCAGGGCGAGCTGCAGGCGATTTTCGAATTTCAGTCGTACATCTGCGAGCTTACCGGCATGGCCGTGGCGAACGCCTCGATGTACGACGGTGCGACGGCGCTGGCCGAAGCCGGCGCTCTTGCCAGCGGCGCAACGAAGCGAAGCCGGCTGCTTGTCTCCCGCGCTGTACACCCGGAGGCGCGCGCGATTCTTAGCACGACCGCCCGCGGGCTGAACCTGGAAGTGGTCGAGATCTCACTCACGCCGGAGGGCGTGACGGACCTCGATGACCTCACTTCCAAGCTCAAGGGCGACAAGGCCGCCGCGGTCATCCTCCAATCGCCGAATTTCTTCGGCTGCTTGGAGGATATCGCGGCCGTGGAGCCCCTCGCGCACGGCGCGGGCGCGCTGCTCGTCGTGAGCGCGAATCCGCTCACGCTCGGGCTGCTGGAAGCGCCGGGCAAGCTCGGCGCTGACATCGTCGTCGGCGACTGCCAGCCGCTCGGCATCCCAGCTTCGCTGGGCGGGCCGACGTGCGGCTACTTCGCCGTCGCCGAAGCCTTGATGCGCCGCATGCCGGGGCGCATCGTGGGCCAAACCGTGGACCGCGCCGGCAAGCGCGGCTTCGTGCTCACGCTGCAAGCGCGGGAGCAGCACATCCGACGTGAGAAAGCCACGTCGAATATCTGCTCCAACCAAGCGCTTCTCGCGCTCTGCGCATCTGTGTACTTGTCCACGATGGGCAAGCAGGGCATTCAGGACGTCGGCAAGCTCAACGTCCAGAAAGCCCATTACGCGGCGAATCGCCTCACCGCGTCAAGCAAATTCAAGCTGCCATTCACCGGCAGCTACTTCAATGAATTCGCCGTCCAATTGCCGGACGGCACGAACGTCCAGGAGCTGAACAGCAAGCTCCTGCAGCATAACATCATCGGCGGCTACGACCTCGGCCGCGACTATCCCGAACTGGCCGGCCATATGTTGATTGCCGTTACCGAGCAAAGAACGCGCGAAGATATCGACGCCTTCGCCACCGTATTGGAGGAACTCGTATGAGCGAAAACAACGTGAATGTGAAAGCCGACGGCAAAGCGCTCATTTTCGAAATGAGCCATCCCGGCCGTGTCGCCTATGCCTTGCCGGAATCTGACGTGCCAGAGCTGAACTTCGATGAAGCGCTGCCTGCGAAATTCATGCGCAAGCTGGCTCCAGACCTTCCGGAAGTGTACGAAGTAGACGTAATCCGTCACTACACCGCCCTTTCCCGCCGCAACTTCGGTGTCGATAACGGTTTCTATCCGCTCGGCTCGTGTACGATGAAATACAACCCCAAAATTAATGAGGACGTCGCCCGCTTCCCAGGCTTCGCCAAAATACATCCGTACCAGCCCGAAGAGTCACTGCAAGGCGCACTGGAGCTGCTCTACAATCTCCAACATGATCTTGAAGCCCTCACCGGCATGGATCGCGTAACCCTTCAGCCTGCGGCTGGCGCTCATGGCGAGTGGACTGGACTCATGATGATTCGTTCCTACCATGAAAGCCGCGGCGAGCAAAGAACCAAAGTCATCTGCCCTGACTCTGCCCATGGCACCAATCCGGCCAGCGCTACAGTCGCCGGCTTCGAAACGGTCACGATCAAGTCGAACGACCGCGGCCTCGTCAACCTCGATGAGCTGCGTCGTGCAGTTGGCCCAGATACCGCAGCGCTCATGCTCACGAATCCGAACACACTCGGCTTGTTCGAAGAACAAATCGTCGAAATTGCTGAGATCGTCCACGCCGCCGGCGGACTCCTCTATTACGACGGAGCCAATGCCAACGCGATTATGGGCATCACGCGACCAGGCGACATGGGCTTCGATGTGGTGCATCTCAACTTGCACAAAACGATGAGCACACCGCACGGGGGAGGCGGTCCTGGCGCTGGCCCCGTCGGTGTCAAAGAAAAGCTGATCCCTTTCCTTCCAACGCCGCTGGTCGCCAAACGCGAAGATGGCAGCTTCTATTTCGATTACAATTATCCGCAAACGATCGGACGCGTCAAAGGTTATTACGGCAACTTCGGCATTCTTGTCCGAGCGTATACGTACATCCGCACACTTGGTCCTGAAGGCTTGCGCAAAGTTTCCGAATACGCCGTGCTCAATGCCAACTACATGCTTGCCCGGTTAACACCGTATTTCGATGTGCCTCATCCCCGTTTCTGCAAGCATGAATTCGTGCTTTCCGGCAACAGGCAGAAGAAACTGGGTGTCCGCACGCTTGATATTGCCAAGCGCTTGCTCGACTTTGGCTATCACCCGCCAACCATTTATTTCCCGCTCAGCGTGGAAGAATGCATCATGATTGAGCCAACAGAAACGGAAAGCAAACAGACGTTGGATGAATTTATCGATACGATGATTGCCATCTCCAAAGAAGCCGAAGAAAATCCGGAATTGGTCAAAAATGCCCCATACACCACCGTAGTCAGCCGAATGGACGAAGCACTCGCCGCGCGCAAACCCGTTCTTAACTGTACTTGCGGATAGTCCCTTACTTCACACTTGCCCGCCTCTTCCGCTTATTCAGCGATGAGGCGGGCTTTCTCATTCCTGCGACATGATCCTTGGATCGCCCGCATATAACGTACGACGGGGAACAAACCTTGGACAAGACCATTCATTAAGCAGTTGCCTGGCCACTAAGGAGCGATGAAATGACCAAACGACGATGGTATTACCGTCTTCTATTCTCTTATTTGCCCGTTTTTTTTATGATTACGTCCCTGCTGATTGTGCTAATCATTCTGTCCATCAGTCAGTTGTCCAGAAAAGAAGCCGAGAAAGCCAATCATACCTATGCGCTGCACGTCATGCAATCCATCGATTACGCCTTGAAGACCGTGGATGAATATGTAATTAAGGAAATTCAGACCGATGAGCGGATCGAACAGTTTTTCGGCAATACCTTTGCGGGAAATCCGTATTTCTCTGCTTATGAAGTGACTGAGATGATCGTGGGAATGATGAATTACAACAAATTTATTGACTCTGTTTATTTCTACCGCGCTTCCGATCAAGTCGTTCTTAGCCCTAACACCATGATGAAAGCTGAACGTTTCGGGGACAAACCATTTATTGAAGCCATGATGCAAAGTCCTTCGCTTTACCAGCTGACGAATCAGCGCATCTACAAAGAATTTGCCGAAATGGATCAGCGCAAAGCTGTCATTTCACTAGTCCGCAAATATCCGCTCTTATCCGGGAAAAAAGGTCTCGTTACCGTCAATATCAGCATGGACGCGATTGTCCGCATGGTTGGAGACATGTCCGCCTCCAATGTGAGCTTTATCGATATTTATGACGCTGAAGGCAAGCAATTAATGGCCTCCGGAAACTATATTGGCCAAACTGACTTCAAGAAAAGAGGCTCTGAGCTAACGCGGATTCAGTCGGATTATACGAACTGGGAATATCGCAGCGGATTAAATGATGAGCATTTATATACCTTCACTTCGGTATTTTCCTATATTTGGATTGGCTTAGGCCTGTTTATGGTTGTCGTTGGAGGTGTGTGGATCACCTATGTGACGAACCGCAATTACAAACCGATGGAGCTGATTATGGCCCGCATCCAGACGCACTCCGAGTTCAATTCCATAGGTCAAGAAAACAAGAAGCAGGATGAGTTCCAGTATATCGATTGGGCCCTCGGCAATTTAATGGAACAATCGAGCCGCTATGAGAAACAGCATGAGGAGGATGTCATTTTCCGGCGGCGTCACTTTTTCAAAGAATGGCTCGAGGGCAATCGCGTTATTCAAACCGAGGAATGGCAGGCCGAAATGGCCCGATTGCAGCTGCCATCCACTTATGAACGGATGACAACCGTCGTTATTGAGCTCGATAAATATATGGAAGTATGCCGCATGTTCTCACAGAAGGATCAAGATTTGCTTAAATTTGTTTTGATTCGCGTCGTCTATGAGACCGCCGAACTGTTGGGCCTCACCCTATGGGCGGAATGGACCGCAGCTCATCGGCTGAGTGTCATTGTGTTTACCCGAATGGAGCTGAGAAAGAGCGAGAAACTCGTTGCCGATCTGAGTGAAGACGTGCGCTCGTGGGTTGAACAGCATCTGATCTTTCGCGTCACGATCGGCGTTGGTCAGGTGGTTGAAGATCTGCAAGAACTCGCGCAATCCTATGATGCGGCAGTCCACGTCCTGCGATTCAAGTCCTCGTTAGGCACCAATCGAGTCAGCTTCTATTGGGAAACTGAAAGCTCCCGGGACAGAGAGATGTATGCGCATTTGCCCCTCGTCAAATCGCTGGCCCAAGCCTTTCGCCTGGGAGAGAAGGAATGGAAAACGCTGCTTGAGCAGATCTTTACCGAACTCAAAATCGGTTTATTCTCCTACGACGAGATTCGCAACTTGATGAACTACATGGTGTATCACCTGCACCGCGAAATCGCTGAGCTATCGGCTGAGCTGCAAAGTATGTGGAAGGCAGAAACACTGCCTCCATTAAACGACGCCATCGAGCAGTTCGATACGCTTGAAGAAGTGTACGCTGTATGGCTGACTTTGCTGGAAGGAGCAGCTGAGAAAATGGCTGCTTTGCGGGAAGTCCGCAGCACCCATGCCTTGATGAAGCAAGTCCGGTCCTACATGGAAGCCCACCTCTCAGATCCTGGGTTATCGCTTAATTCATTAAGCGAACGATTCCAGCTGCATGCTTCACAAGTAAGCCGTGCCTTCAAAGAGGAGTTCGGGGAAAAATTCGTCGATCACCTCATCAAAATTCGCATGGAGCATGCCAAAAAACTGTTGGAGGTCAGCCGGATCTCCGTTCAGGACATCGGTATTCAGGTTGGCTACACACATGCGATCTCCTTTATTCGCGCTTTCAAAAAATATACCGGCATGACGCCCGGCGAATATCGCAGAGATGAGTGACACTTCTGAGAAAAACGGCTTTGCCGCCCTGAGAGATCAGCCTCTAAGTAGCGACAAAATCTGTTAAGGGAACTAGAGGTCGCTATTTTGGCAAATAGCAGGGTTGCTAGGGCAATAGCGGAACTATAGGGTCTTATTTCCACCAAAAGAGCTGAATTTCCCAGAAAACAGCAAAATAGCGGACTGTAGTTCCCTCAACCTCACAATAATCACGCTTTTTGCTAGAATAGCGCACTGTAGTTCCCTCCGCGCGAGCAGCCCGGGCAACTGCTCATTCACTCCAGAACATATAAATTCTTATATTCCAAGAAAAGCTTATCGTTAATTATTGCTCATTGCTCAGCTCCGAAAATCCCCCAATCCCTTATGCGGCGCGGGTTTATTAAAAGAGTTTATGCACTGAATCTTGTATATTGAGAGCAGCTTCCCGCTGGGTTACATTGATTCCATCGACGACAGGAACAACAGATGGCTTCATGTTACAGCCCAAGGAGGTGAAACCAATGATATCCAAAGCCAACTCTTCTTCGCCCCGTCGTCGCTTCCAGCAAAATATTCCGCTGCTTATCATGTTTGTCCCCGTTCTTTTGTACTTTATTATTTTCAAGTACTTCCCGATAGCGGGGAATATCATCGCCTTTAAGAACTACAATTTGATGGAAGGCATCTGGGGCAGCCCCTGGGTTGGCTTAAAGCACTTCAAGGTCTTGTTTACCCAGCCTCAGACCCTCACCATCATCCGCAATACGTTTACGCTAAGCCTCCTCAGCATTGTTGTCGGCTTTCCGTTTCCCATCCTGATTGCGGTCTTGCTCAATGAACTCAGGGCAATCCGCTTCAAACGTATGGTTCAGACTTTGATCTACCTCCCTCACTTCTTCTCCTGGGTTATCATCGGAGGGATTGTCGTCACCATCTTCTCTCAACAATCCGGCATCGTGAACAAATTGCTGGAGCTGTGGACGGGGCACTCCATCGCTTTCTTGTATCAAGAACATAGTTGGCTGGCCATCTTCCTCGGTTCTGGCATATGGAAAGAAGCCGGTTGGGGAGCCATCATCTATCTGGCAGCCCTGGCATCTATCGATTCGCATCTGTACGAAGCAGCCAGCATAGACGGCGCATCCAAGTGGCGGCAGATGTGGCATATAACCTTGCCAGGCATCCGCAGCACGATTGTGCT
Above is a genomic segment from Paenibacillus sp. HWE-109 containing:
- a CDS encoding helix-turn-helix domain-containing protein produces the protein MTKRRWYYRLLFSYLPVFFMITSLLIVLIILSISQLSRKEAEKANHTYALHVMQSIDYALKTVDEYVIKEIQTDERIEQFFGNTFAGNPYFSAYEVTEMIVGMMNYNKFIDSVYFYRASDQVVLSPNTMMKAERFGDKPFIEAMMQSPSLYQLTNQRIYKEFAEMDQRKAVISLVRKYPLLSGKKGLVTVNISMDAIVRMVGDMSASNVSFIDIYDAEGKQLMASGNYIGQTDFKKRGSELTRIQSDYTNWEYRSGLNDEHLYTFTSVFSYIWIGLGLFMVVVGGVWITYVTNRNYKPMELIMARIQTHSEFNSIGQENKKQDEFQYIDWALGNLMEQSSRYEKQHEEDVIFRRRHFFKEWLEGNRVIQTEEWQAEMARLQLPSTYERMTTVVIELDKYMEVCRMFSQKDQDLLKFVLIRVVYETAELLGLTLWAEWTAAHRLSVIVFTRMELRKSEKLVADLSEDVRSWVEQHLIFRVTIGVGQVVEDLQELAQSYDAAVHVLRFKSSLGTNRVSFYWETESSRDREMYAHLPLVKSLAQAFRLGEKEWKTLLEQIFTELKIGLFSYDEIRNLMNYMVYHLHREIAELSAELQSMWKAETLPPLNDAIEQFDTLEEVYAVWLTLLEGAAEKMAALREVRSTHALMKQVRSYMEAHLSDPGLSLNSLSERFQLHASQVSRAFKEEFGEKFVDHLIKIRMEHAKKLLEVSRISVQDIGIQVGYTHAISFIRAFKKYTGMTPGEYRRDE
- the gcvPB gene encoding aminomethyl-transferring glycine dehydrogenase subunit GcvPB, encoding MSENNVNVKADGKALIFEMSHPGRVAYALPESDVPELNFDEALPAKFMRKLAPDLPEVYEVDVIRHYTALSRRNFGVDNGFYPLGSCTMKYNPKINEDVARFPGFAKIHPYQPEESLQGALELLYNLQHDLEALTGMDRVTLQPAAGAHGEWTGLMMIRSYHESRGEQRTKVICPDSAHGTNPASATVAGFETVTIKSNDRGLVNLDELRRAVGPDTAALMLTNPNTLGLFEEQIVEIAEIVHAAGGLLYYDGANANAIMGITRPGDMGFDVVHLNLHKTMSTPHGGGGPGAGPVGVKEKLIPFLPTPLVAKREDGSFYFDYNYPQTIGRVKGYYGNFGILVRAYTYIRTLGPEGLRKVSEYAVLNANYMLARLTPYFDVPHPRFCKHEFVLSGNRQKKLGVRTLDIAKRLLDFGYHPPTIYFPLSVEECIMIEPTETESKQTLDEFIDTMIAISKEAEENPELVKNAPYTTVVSRMDEALAARKPVLNCTCG
- a CDS encoding ABC transporter permease, which encodes MISKANSSSPRRRFQQNIPLLIMFVPVLLYFIIFKYFPIAGNIIAFKNYNLMEGIWGSPWVGLKHFKVLFTQPQTLTIIRNTFTLSLLSIVVGFPFPILIAVLLNELRAIRFKRMVQTLIYLPHFFSWVIIGGIVVTIFSQQSGIVNKLLELWTGHSIAFLYQEHSWLAIFLGSGIWKEAGWGAIIYLAALASIDSHLYEAASIDGASKWRQMWHITLPGIRSTIVLMLILGMGNVMEVGFDHVYTLQNAAVSDISSVISTYIFIVGVQGGQFSLTTAVGLFESLVGFFLVVLSNQLARKFDQGLW
- the gcvPA gene encoding aminomethyl-transferring glycine dehydrogenase subunit GcvPA, coding for MKHRYLPITEQDQKEMLDTIGISSLEEMFQDIPQQVRFQGELNVSKALDEQGLLRYMRGLAGRNADFDRYASFLGAGIYDHHLPVVINHVISRSEFYTAYTPYQPEISQGELQAIFEFQSYICELTGMAVANASMYDGATALAEAGALASGATKRSRLLVSRAVHPEARAILSTTARGLNLEVVEISLTPEGVTDLDDLTSKLKGDKAAAVILQSPNFFGCLEDIAAVEPLAHGAGALLVVSANPLTLGLLEAPGKLGADIVVGDCQPLGIPASLGGPTCGYFAVAEALMRRMPGRIVGQTVDRAGKRGFVLTLQAREQHIRREKATSNICSNQALLALCASVYLSTMGKQGIQDVGKLNVQKAHYAANRLTASSKFKLPFTGSYFNEFAVQLPDGTNVQELNSKLLQHNIIGGYDLGRDYPELAGHMLIAVTEQRTREDIDAFATVLEELV
- the gcvT gene encoding glycine cleavage system aminomethyltransferase GcvT; this translates as MLKRTPLFPIYAEHGARVIDFGGWELPVQFAGIQKEHDAVRQQAGLFDVSHMGEVNVSGEDALAFIQRITTNDASKLEAGQCQYSLMCYPSGGVVDDLLVYKVSDNDYMLVINASNIDKDLAWMQQNLSGQVELANISDETAMLALQGPHAEHILAKVTDAPIQTLKTFRFLPEADVKGIKALISRTGYTGEDGFELYIDQKDAVALWKLLLAAGQEHSLVPAGLGARDTLRFEARLPLYGQELSQDITPLEAGLSFFVKLDKGDFIGREVIAGQKANGTPRKLVGIEMIERGIPRPHYPVYADGKQIGEITTGTQSPTFKTNVGLALIDSAYSALGSELTVEIRGVQVKANVVATPFYKRKS